One segment of Oscillospiraceae bacterium MB08-C2-2 DNA contains the following:
- a CDS encoding ABC transporter permease: MKQRICSFPDQIDPSHFSFTDVVAAPKENKRKLSLWYTFSPYGKAGMVSILLLLALSFSSFLFMGDAHQVPSGESLMPPSFAHWLGTDDLGIDLFAQICHGAAVSMMVGFSAALLAGIGGSVLGILAGYYGGWADKLVTSLCDIMAAIPQLPLMIVLGAFFGASLANIIFVIALISWVRPARTARAKILSMRSELYIAAAKSYGAGFWHLLIKHFIPGILPIIMVSIIRIMSHAIVAEAGLSFLGLGDPLSKSWGVILNRSINFPGIYFTDFWKWWILAPLAALMLLVVSISFLSRDLEQIVNTKR, encoded by the coding sequence ATGAAACAACGAATTTGCAGTTTCCCAGACCAGATAGACCCGAGCCACTTTTCCTTCACGGATGTGGTTGCTGCCCCAAAAGAAAACAAACGAAAACTTTCGTTGTGGTATACCTTTAGCCCATATGGGAAGGCGGGCATGGTGAGCATTCTTCTGTTGTTGGCTTTGTCTTTCAGTTCCTTTTTGTTTATGGGTGATGCCCATCAGGTTCCCAGTGGAGAATCACTGATGCCCCCCAGTTTTGCGCACTGGTTGGGAACGGATGACCTTGGAATTGATCTGTTTGCGCAGATATGTCATGGAGCGGCTGTCAGTATGATGGTGGGCTTTTCGGCGGCTTTGCTTGCGGGGATCGGTGGCAGTGTGCTGGGGATTCTTGCAGGCTATTATGGCGGCTGGGCAGACAAGCTCGTAACCAGCCTATGCGATATTATGGCCGCTATTCCGCAGCTTCCCCTTATGATTGTGCTGGGTGCTTTCTTTGGAGCAAGCCTTGCAAACATTATTTTTGTCATTGCGCTGATTTCTTGGGTGAGACCGGCACGAACGGCACGGGCAAAAATACTTTCCATGCGCAGCGAACTCTATATTGCAGCTGCAAAAAGCTATGGAGCGGGCTTCTGGCATCTTCTGATCAAGCATTTTATTCCGGGTATCCTGCCCATTATAATGGTGAGCATCATTCGAATCATGAGCCATGCTATTGTGGCAGAGGCCGGGCTTTCTTTTCTGGGGCTTGGCGATCCCCTCTCAAAAAGCTGGGGGGTTATTCTTAACCGCTCTATTAATTTCCCCGGAATTTACTTTACAGATTTCTGGAAGTGGTGGATATTGGCTCCGCTGGCTGCTCTGATGCTGCTTGTAGTATCCATATCATTTTTGAGCCGTGATTTGGAGCAGATCGTCAACACCAAGAGATAA
- a CDS encoding ABC transporter permease: MKKHYLLVVIVMLLINFFLPRLMPGDPFLYLSVEDGSVSTAYSQQQIDQYKAYYGLDQPLPAQFWNYLTQLFRGNLGYSIYYNTSVAQMIFSRIPWTLFIVVSSLLLSSVIGTAMGAVSAWMRDQAADRVMYFVMIVISEIPAFLLGVLFLFVFAAQMKWFPLSGGSTVFASFDSIWAQIGDILHHAFLPILTLTLTRVGGFFLLSRNSMLTVLSKDYIRTAKAKGIGKRKVIFRHALKNALPPVVSSFFMSLGTLFGGAVLVENVFAYPGIGRLMREAVNNRDYVLIQGIFLTITIMVLLMNWLAELIHKKLDPRVG, encoded by the coding sequence ATGAAAAAACACTATTTGCTTGTTGTAATTGTGATGCTCTTGATCAATTTCTTTCTGCCTCGATTAATGCCGGGAGACCCGTTCCTTTATCTTTCGGTAGAGGATGGGAGTGTCTCCACGGCATATTCTCAGCAGCAAATCGATCAATACAAGGCTTATTATGGTCTGGATCAGCCCCTGCCTGCTCAGTTCTGGAATTATCTTACACAACTTTTCCGAGGCAATCTGGGATACAGCATCTATTACAATACCAGTGTGGCTCAGATGATCTTTTCCCGCATTCCATGGACTCTTTTTATTGTGGTTTCATCGTTGCTGTTAAGCAGCGTGATCGGAACGGCCATGGGAGCCGTGTCGGCTTGGATGCGAGACCAAGCAGCGGACCGTGTTATGTATTTCGTTATGATTGTGATTTCGGAAATTCCCGCTTTTTTGCTTGGCGTGCTGTTCCTGTTTGTTTTTGCCGCCCAAATGAAATGGTTTCCGCTATCGGGAGGAAGCACGGTGTTTGCCTCTTTTGATTCCATCTGGGCACAAATCGGGGATATTCTCCACCATGCATTCCTGCCGATTCTCACATTAACCCTCACACGGGTGGGTGGCTTTTTTCTGCTATCCCGCAACAGTATGCTGACCGTGCTTTCCAAGGACTATATCCGCACAGCGAAGGCCAAGGGGATAGGGAAGAGAAAAGTTATTTTCCGCCATGCACTGAAAAATGCGTTGCCACCGGTTGTTTCCAGCTTTTTTATGAGCTTGGGAACCTTATTCGGCGGTGCTGTTTTGGTGGAAAATGTGTTTGCCTATCCCGGCATTGGAAGGCTGATGCGTGAAGCTGTAAACAACCGGGACTATGTTTTGATTCAGGGGATTTTTTTAACCATAACCATTATGGTGCTGCTCATGAATTGGCTGGCAGAGCTGATTCATAAAAAGCTTGATCCACGGGTGGGATAA
- a CDS encoding ABC transporter substrate-binding protein, with amino-acid sequence MKKRRFTTGLLAGLLYLVLTAGLAGCGQEPAAPSSVPQAQSSASEAVATPEAEPVTLRLAGGDTGLPNPFKHAARGPGMSKMQILYDSLLEKDENGEIPWLAKSWEISSDGTVYTFHMQENAVWHDGKPLTAEDAVFTLAYYKDHPPVSNDLLVGSEYIVTDAKALDTYTLEVTFNRFDHTYLTKLGNMRIIPKHIWENVDDPIAYDGKDATIGSGPYKLDTYDAQQGAYRYVAFEQYWGLTPAAEAIEWVPASDSVLAFENGEIDLINAPADILPNYQNNPKYTVKTAHSFHSYRLMMNMESVEELRDVSLRQALVYGINRQELVDKAARGSAMISSQGYVLPVSGWYNQNTPKYDYNADTARALLDGKTYSFKLLTDNSADGMKVAELIKLSLADIGVKVTVESVESKTRDNAVNTGEYELLLINSGGMGGDPDYLRIVYGEGAKTIKGWSSPEIAALIKEQAAQQDEGKRKELIFEIQEKIAAEVPMILLHGAMDNFVFRPETYDGWMFRYDHSKCDHNKLSYLVRK; translated from the coding sequence ATGAAAAAGCGGAGATTCACAACAGGGCTGCTTGCCGGGCTATTATACCTCGTTTTAACGGCTGGATTGGCTGGCTGTGGGCAGGAGCCTGCAGCACCGTCCAGTGTACCACAGGCACAATCATCAGCAAGTGAAGCTGTTGCCACACCGGAAGCAGAACCGGTGACACTGCGTCTGGCTGGCGGGGATACCGGCTTGCCCAATCCCTTTAAGCATGCGGCACGGGGGCCGGGTATGTCAAAAATGCAGATTCTGTATGATTCACTGCTGGAAAAAGACGAAAACGGAGAGATTCCTTGGCTGGCAAAAAGCTGGGAAATCAGCAGTGATGGCACTGTGTATACCTTTCATATGCAGGAAAACGCAGTTTGGCATGATGGCAAGCCGTTGACTGCCGAGGATGCCGTTTTTACCCTGGCTTACTACAAAGACCATCCACCGGTTTCCAATGATCTTTTGGTGGGCAGTGAATATATTGTGACCGATGCAAAGGCATTGGATACATATACCTTAGAGGTCACCTTTAACCGCTTTGATCATACCTATCTGACCAAGCTGGGCAACATGCGCATTATCCCCAAGCACATATGGGAGAATGTCGATGACCCGATAGCGTATGATGGTAAGGATGCCACGATTGGCAGTGGGCCTTATAAGCTGGATACCTACGATGCCCAGCAGGGAGCATACCGTTATGTTGCCTTTGAGCAATACTGGGGCCTTACCCCTGCGGCTGAAGCCATCGAGTGGGTGCCGGCCAGCGACAGCGTTTTGGCCTTTGAAAATGGTGAGATTGACCTGATCAATGCACCGGCGGATATTCTGCCCAACTATCAGAACAACCCGAAGTATACGGTGAAAACGGCGCATTCCTTTCACAGCTACCGCCTGATGATGAACATGGAATCGGTGGAAGAGCTGCGGGATGTCAGTTTGCGGCAGGCATTGGTTTATGGCATTAACCGTCAGGAACTGGTGGATAAGGCGGCCAGAGGCTCGGCCATGATCAGCAGTCAGGGCTATGTTTTGCCGGTTAGTGGGTGGTATAACCAAAACACGCCCAAATACGATTATAATGCGGATACGGCACGTGCGCTGCTGGATGGCAAGACCTATTCCTTCAAGCTGCTTACAGACAATTCCGCCGATGGAATGAAGGTGGCGGAGCTTATAAAGCTGTCACTGGCCGATATCGGCGTGAAGGTTACCGTAGAGAGCGTGGAATCCAAAACCCGTGATAATGCAGTGAACACCGGAGAATATGAGCTTTTGCTTATCAATTCCGGCGGTATGGGTGGAGACCCCGATTATCTGCGCATCGTTTACGGTGAGGGAGCCAAGACGATCAAAGGATGGTCCAGCCCGGAAATCGCAGCTCTGATTAAGGAGCAGGCGGCCCAACAGGACGAAGGCAAGCGTAAGGAGCTAATTTTTGAGATTCAGGAAAAAATTGCAGCCGAGGTTCCTATGATTCTGCTCCATGGCGCAATGGATAACTTTGTGTTCCGCCCCGAAACCTATGACGGCTGGATGTTCCGGTATGACCACAGCAAGTGCGATCACAATAAGCTTTCCTATCTGGTTCGCAAGTAG
- a CDS encoding class I SAM-dependent methyltransferase, with amino-acid sequence MEKSFFEEMLSRNYQGTPEVEEKWDARAKHFNLSQQKDRSGLAEKVTNILKEWGILAGAAVLDIGGGSGRYAIPFAEHAEHVTVTDISSNMLELAKNNAQTHGLTNLSYVKTQWESADISALNWNRKFDLSFASMCPAVRSPEGLRKMSEVSKGFCLMNQFITGRDLLSDYLIKELGIKRSHDPHNDRVTVQAVFNLLWLEGYEPEVTYLRQEDKSTYTIGEAIEQYERRYAPEAQSKGFDLKNLIAKYAQGDVVKVSSKSTLAMILWKV; translated from the coding sequence GTGGAAAAATCTTTTTTTGAAGAAATGCTAAGCAGGAATTACCAAGGAACTCCCGAAGTTGAGGAAAAATGGGATGCACGGGCCAAGCACTTTAATTTGTCCCAGCAGAAAGACCGTTCCGGCTTGGCTGAGAAAGTCACAAATATTTTGAAGGAATGGGGCATTCTTGCCGGTGCAGCTGTTTTGGATATTGGAGGGGGAAGTGGAAGATATGCTATCCCTTTTGCAGAACATGCCGAGCATGTAACTGTTACGGATATTTCCTCCAATATGCTGGAGCTTGCCAAGAACAATGCACAAACCCATGGGCTCACCAATCTTTCCTATGTTAAAACCCAATGGGAAAGTGCGGATATTTCCGCCCTGAACTGGAACCGAAAATTTGATCTTTCCTTTGCATCCATGTGCCCTGCTGTACGTTCCCCAGAGGGACTGCGTAAAATGTCAGAAGTCTCAAAAGGCTTTTGCCTTATGAACCAGTTTATTACCGGGAGAGATTTGCTCTCTGATTACTTGATAAAAGAGCTAGGCATAAAGCGCTCCCATGACCCTCACAATGACCGGGTTACAGTTCAGGCAGTCTTTAACCTTTTGTGGCTGGAAGGATATGAACCGGAAGTTACTTACCTACGGCAGGAAGATAAATCCACCTATACCATTGGCGAGGCCATTGAGCAGTATGAAAGGCGCTATGCGCCAGAGGCCCAATCCAAGGGGTTTGATTTGAAAAATCTCATTGCCAAATATGCGCAGGGGGATGTTGTTAAGGTAAGCAGCAAATCAACGCTTGCCATGATTTTGTGGAAGGTTTAA
- a CDS encoding metalloregulator ArsR/SmtB family transcription factor has protein sequence MDDFLKVFKALSDGTRLKIIDLLLKHDFCVGALSRKLGISEAAVSQHLQVLRKAGLVSGEKRGYYTHYDLNRELFTQAASALQDIVAYDAPRKGCRQHLTGDHQHCANKNPLEKK, from the coding sequence GTGGACGATTTTTTAAAGGTATTTAAGGCGCTATCGGATGGTACTCGTCTGAAAATAATTGATTTGCTTTTGAAGCATGATTTCTGTGTGGGTGCGCTTTCACGCAAACTCGGAATTTCGGAGGCGGCTGTCTCCCAGCATCTTCAGGTTTTGCGGAAAGCGGGTTTAGTCAGCGGCGAAAAAAGAGGCTATTATACGCATTATGACTTGAACCGAGAGCTGTTTACGCAGGCGGCTTCCGCCTTGCAGGATATTGTTGCATACGATGCCCCACGCAAAGGATGCCGCCAGCATTTAACCGGTGATCACCAGCACTGTGCCAATAAAAACCCCCTCGAAAAAAAATAG
- a CDS encoding aspartate/glutamate racemase family protein: MRKEVLTIKLLYLVPGEMQQEELFRRRDILRECVFEGTQLDAWDCPGGPPSIESLTEEYQSIPSTIERAVAAEKAGYDGILLGCYADPGIDALREMLTIPVAGPFESSVGAALTMGYRFSIVTATPEMVPMLEEMVRSKGVASHRLSSVRAIDMDILSFGQQPELLLQRVSEESKRCLTHDRADCVILGCISLAFSGADREISHQLGVPCINPITTALKMAESFVSMGLSHSKKAFPLPHKLRSQKNVE, from the coding sequence TTGAGAAAGGAAGTGTTGACCATAAAGCTGCTTTATTTGGTTCCGGGCGAGATGCAGCAAGAAGAGCTTTTTCGCCGGCGGGATATTTTGCGTGAATGTGTGTTTGAAGGCACCCAGCTGGATGCATGGGATTGCCCGGGCGGGCCGCCCTCCATTGAATCTCTTACAGAAGAATACCAGAGCATTCCCAGCACCATAGAGCGTGCCGTTGCTGCTGAAAAGGCGGGTTACGACGGCATCTTGCTGGGATGTTATGCAGACCCCGGCATTGATGCTCTGCGGGAAATGCTGACCATTCCGGTGGCAGGGCCTTTTGAATCTTCGGTTGGTGCTGCCTTAACCATGGGGTATCGCTTTTCCATTGTGACGGCTACCCCCGAGATGGTGCCTATGCTGGAGGAGATGGTGCGCAGCAAGGGGGTTGCATCACATCGGCTTTCTTCTGTGCGTGCCATCGATATGGATATTTTATCCTTTGGTCAGCAGCCGGAGCTGCTGTTGCAGCGTGTATCGGAAGAATCTAAAAGATGCCTGACCCACGACAGAGCAGACTGTGTTATTCTGGGATGTATTTCGTTGGCATTTTCCGGTGCAGACCGTGAAATTTCGCACCAGTTGGGGGTTCCCTGCATTAACCCCATTACCACGGCACTGAAAATGGCGGAGAGTTTTGTTTCCATGGGGCTTAGCCATAGTAAAAAAGCCTTTCCCTTGCCGCACAAGCTGCGTTCGCAGAAAAATGTGGAATAG
- a CDS encoding membrane dipeptidase — MEVIQKKGYRPYQPYSYLEAGKDYPVIEWFQWDWAGRHIIELSQEQEAFYREIIKKHPYISVHEHPDFTPCDLSLESFYAAQRQGRDWCGYEALSYSNLDCIFDNMLDGTNIISSPGGWKWIDILHDLGMRLCDIAHQDFLVQCKKVDDIFAAKAAGKMAWVPCIEGAQPIENELDRIDILYGLGVRQLGITYSESNALGNGLKEDNDGGLTKFGKACVERMNKVGMLIDVSHCGPRTAYEAVMHSKKPILASHIGARGVWDIKRLATDELISAIAKRGGVIGIEAAPHTTMSRTHNTHDIESVMEHFEYIKNLVGIDHVTFGPDCLYGDHVELHHAFASALSTGDTKKTSNSYQEVPFVKYLENTTEASWNIPRWLIKHGYSEEEIAKVLGGNTIRVLRKAWA; from the coding sequence ATGGAAGTAATACAAAAAAAGGGATACCGGCCTTATCAGCCCTATTCGTATCTGGAAGCCGGGAAGGACTATCCCGTTATAGAGTGGTTTCAGTGGGATTGGGCGGGACGCCATATTATTGAACTCAGCCAAGAGCAGGAAGCCTTTTATCGTGAAATCATAAAAAAGCATCCCTATATTTCGGTGCATGAGCATCCGGATTTTACTCCCTGTGATCTGAGCCTCGAAAGCTTTTATGCCGCTCAAAGGCAGGGAAGGGACTGGTGCGGTTATGAGGCGCTATCTTATTCCAATCTGGATTGTATTTTTGATAATATGCTGGATGGCACCAACATCATTTCCAGCCCCGGCGGTTGGAAGTGGATTGATATTCTGCATGATTTAGGCATGCGCCTGTGCGATATTGCCCATCAGGATTTTTTGGTTCAGTGCAAAAAGGTAGATGATATTTTTGCGGCTAAGGCGGCCGGTAAAATGGCATGGGTACCCTGCATAGAGGGCGCACAGCCTATTGAAAATGAACTTGACCGCATTGATATTCTGTATGGATTGGGTGTGCGCCAGCTGGGCATCACCTATTCCGAAAGCAATGCACTAGGCAATGGCCTGAAGGAAGATAACGACGGCGGCCTGACCAAATTCGGGAAAGCCTGCGTGGAGCGTATGAACAAGGTGGGGATGCTGATCGATGTCTCCCATTGTGGCCCCCGCACTGCCTATGAAGCTGTGATGCACAGCAAAAAGCCTATACTTGCCAGTCACATTGGGGCTCGAGGTGTATGGGATATCAAACGCTTGGCAACTGATGAGCTGATTTCTGCTATTGCAAAACGAGGCGGTGTAATAGGCATTGAAGCAGCCCCTCACACCACCATGAGCCGTACCCACAACACCCATGACATTGAAAGTGTGATGGAGCATTTTGAATACATCAAAAACTTGGTGGGCATTGATCATGTTACCTTTGGCCCCGATTGCCTCTATGGCGACCATGTGGAGCTGCATCATGCCTTTGCATCCGCTCTTTCCACAGGTGATACCAAAAAAACCAGCAATTCCTACCAAGAGGTGCCTTTTGTTAAATATCTGGAGAACACTACAGAAGCTTCGTGGAACATTCCCCGCTGGCTGATCAAACATGGCTATTCTGAAGAAGAAATTGCCAAAGTGTTGGGCGGGAACACCATTCGTGTTCTGCGTAAAGCTTGGGCATAA
- a CDS encoding membrane dipeptidase: protein MKINQKAGFKPYKPYQYLEAGKDYKDINWVQWDWAGRGIIELDAQQEALYEELIKKHPFISLHDHPTFYPEDMSTMDKIYDAMRQGRQFCGYEALSYSNLDCIFDNMMDGVNIISSPGGWKWIDVLHDLGMRLCDIAHQDFLIQCKTVDDILAAKAAGKIAWVPCVEGAACIENEVDRIDILYGLGVRQLGVTYSESNALGNGLKEDNDGGLTKFGKVCVERMNKVGMLIDVSHCGTRTAYESVMHSKKPIIASHLGAKGVWNIKRLADDELLKAIAQKGGVIGIEAAPHTTMSATHCTHDIESVMEHFEYVKNLVGIDHVSFGVDTLYGDHVGVHHAFAASLSTGDTSKSTLPYEEVEFVKYLENPTESSWNIPRWLIKHGYTEEEIAKVLGGNALRVLREVWA from the coding sequence GTGAAAATCAATCAAAAAGCAGGTTTCAAGCCTTACAAGCCCTACCAATATCTGGAAGCCGGCAAAGACTATAAAGATATCAACTGGGTTCAGTGGGATTGGGCAGGCCGCGGCATTATTGAACTGGATGCCCAGCAGGAGGCTCTGTATGAAGAGCTTATCAAAAAACATCCCTTTATTTCCTTGCATGACCATCCCACCTTTTATCCCGAGGATATGAGCACCATGGATAAAATCTATGATGCAATGCGTCAGGGCCGCCAATTCTGCGGTTACGAAGCGCTTTCCTATTCCAATCTGGACTGCATTTTTGATAACATGATGGATGGCGTGAACATCATTTCCAGCCCCGGGGGTTGGAAGTGGATTGACGTGCTCCATGATTTGGGCATGCGCCTGTGCGACATTGCCCATCAGGATTTTTTGATCCAGTGCAAAACGGTGGATGACATTCTCGCTGCTAAGGCTGCTGGCAAAATTGCATGGGTTCCCTGTGTTGAAGGTGCCGCCTGCATTGAAAACGAAGTGGACCGCATTGATATTTTGTATGGCTTGGGTGTACGCCAGCTGGGCGTTACCTATTCCGAGAGCAATGCACTTGGCAATGGCCTGAAGGAAGACAACGACGGCGGCCTCACCAAATTCGGCAAGGTGTGCGTGGAGCGCATGAATAAAGTGGGTATGCTGATTGATGTTTCCCACTGCGGCACCCGCACTGCCTATGAATCTGTTATGCACAGCAAAAAGCCAATTATCGCCAGCCATTTGGGCGCCAAAGGTGTCTGGAACATCAAGCGCCTTGCCGATGATGAGCTTCTGAAAGCCATTGCGCAAAAAGGCGGTGTGATCGGCATCGAAGCAGCGCCCCACACCACCATGAGTGCCACCCACTGCACCCACGACATTGAAAGTGTGATGGAACACTTTGAATATGTAAAAAATCTGGTGGGCATTGACCATGTCAGCTTTGGCGTGGATACTCTTTATGGCGACCATGTTGGCGTTCACCATGCGTTTGCGGCTTCGCTTTCCACAGGTGATACCTCCAAATCTACTTTGCCTTACGAAGAAGTTGAGTTCGTAAAATATCTGGAAAACCCCACCGAATCCTCTTGGAATATTCCCCGCTGGCTCATTAAGCATGGCTATACAGAAGAGGAAATTGCAAAAGTCCTTGGCGGCAATGCGCTGCGCGTGCTGCGTGAGGTTTGGGCCTGA
- a CDS encoding ABC transporter substrate-binding protein yields MNFKRFLAAAMASVLVFSLAACSGSKNGGSSAASQGESGAATTQPQEGSTLTAGLSSAPISANIWVQNDINSSIIMNLVVPNLVTMDETGSKYNYLAESATPNEDSTQWTIVLKELYWNDGTPVTANDLAFGAKYGVEHKIGFFDSYYGKVTETEVKDDKTVVFHLSDPDVNFWNGAGYWLPLMRESEWSSVEDPLNHAYSGAGYGPYYIDEWVDGQYVSLKRNEYFKQANDGKGALIDNVLFRVYTDENAAVLALQNGEIDVCANYISPNSKSQLAASENFQLTDIESLGYGQISYSQSNPLLQDVNVRKALAMSIERDAMVAVGMSGAAKAMQTVISPVYQQFTKANIQQPAYDPAGAKAMLEQNGYKDADGDGILESADGKKLEFSITYRSSIQSVDNVMEILRTAAAQAGIKINLEPVDPSTFSAKVTNGRVFDISYNMWGTIDDVDTTLYTCYGIGQMLNYMDYNNEEMDALLLQMKSTPNPEDRVKLLDEWQKLAVENIPISMTYVPVQTYVANTDKFEGFKAVYGNHGYLSSSLATQISAK; encoded by the coding sequence ATGAATTTCAAAAGGTTCTTAGCAGCGGCAATGGCCTCAGTTCTTGTGTTTTCTTTGGCTGCCTGCTCTGGAAGCAAAAACGGGGGCAGTTCTGCCGCATCACAAGGTGAGTCGGGTGCAGCCACCACCCAGCCCCAAGAAGGCAGCACCTTAACAGCAGGTCTTTCGTCTGCACCCATCAGCGCCAACATCTGGGTGCAAAACGATATCAACTCCAGCATTATCATGAACCTTGTGGTTCCCAACTTGGTGACCATGGATGAAACCGGCTCCAAATACAATTATCTTGCCGAATCCGCTACCCCCAATGAAGACAGCACCCAGTGGACAATTGTGCTGAAAGAGCTTTATTGGAACGACGGCACCCCGGTAACAGCAAATGATCTGGCCTTTGGCGCCAAATATGGTGTAGAGCACAAAATCGGATTCTTCGATAGCTATTACGGAAAAGTAACCGAAACAGAAGTGAAGGATGACAAAACCGTTGTGTTCCACCTTTCCGATCCTGATGTAAACTTCTGGAACGGTGCAGGCTACTGGCTGCCTTTGATGCGTGAAAGCGAGTGGTCTTCGGTGGAAGATCCTCTGAACCACGCCTACAGCGGCGCAGGCTACGGCCCCTACTACATCGACGAATGGGTGGATGGCCAATATGTATCCCTTAAGCGCAATGAATATTTTAAGCAGGCAAATGACGGCAAGGGTGCGCTGATCGATAACGTTCTCTTCCGTGTTTATACCGATGAAAATGCAGCTGTTTTGGCATTGCAGAATGGCGAAATTGATGTGTGCGCCAACTACATTTCCCCTAACAGCAAAAGCCAGCTGGCAGCTTCTGAGAACTTCCAGCTCACCGATATTGAATCTCTGGGCTATGGCCAGATCAGCTACTCTCAAAGCAACCCCTTGCTGCAGGATGTGAATGTGCGCAAAGCCCTTGCCATGAGCATTGAGCGTGATGCCATGGTGGCAGTTGGCATGAGCGGTGCCGCCAAAGCCATGCAGACTGTAATCAGCCCTGTTTATCAGCAATTTACCAAGGCCAACATTCAGCAGCCCGCCTATGATCCCGCCGGTGCAAAAGCAATGCTGGAACAAAACGGCTATAAAGATGCAGATGGCGATGGCATTTTGGAAAGCGCCGATGGCAAAAAGCTGGAATTTTCTATCACCTACCGCTCCTCCATTCAGAGTGTGGACAATGTGATGGAAATTCTGCGTACAGCGGCTGCACAAGCTGGTATCAAAATCAACTTGGAGCCTGTGGATCCTTCCACCTTCTCTGCAAAAGTAACCAATGGCCGTGTGTTTGATATTTCTTACAACATGTGGGGAACCATCGACGATGTAGATACCACTCTTTACACCTGCTACGGTATTGGGCAGATGCTGAACTATATGGATTATAACAACGAAGAAATGGATGCTCTTCTGCTCCAGATGAAATCCACCCCCAATCCTGAAGACCGTGTTAAGCTGCTGGATGAATGGCAGAAACTGGCCGTTGAGAATATTCCCATTTCCATGACCTATGTGCCGGTTCAGACCTATGTGGCAAACACCGATAAATTTGAAGGCTTTAAAGCTGTATATGGCAACCACGGCTATCTGAGCAGCTCCCTTGCCACCCAAATCTCCGCCAAGTAA